One window from the genome of Gimesia aquarii encodes:
- a CDS encoding zinc-dependent alcohol dehydrogenase has protein sequence MLASHLIAPGKIDLIEVSEPELSPISPLGSGRGEIIFQPETTCLCGSDLPYFSGSDEWEIEIGHSLHEMIGTVTATNGQRWKEGDRVLAVPVMQQGLRERFVLDELRTIPIATNIPEEHALMAQPLGTAIFALKKLPNLLDQTVAVVGQGPMGQLMNASLSNMGAREIIGVDLLESRLQVSPQMGATATICNQNCNLIEALREILKGELPDIVIETVGHADQQFNLCIDLCRENGRILVFGVPPETIDQVRWRDLLFKNITVHTSINPDFERDFPLAMKWLSEGRIDVAPIITHRFPLAEIQQAFDLFQNRTDGVLKVIVEFPSLH, from the coding sequence TTGTTAGCAAGCCATTTAATCGCGCCAGGTAAAATTGACCTTATTGAAGTCTCTGAGCCCGAACTTTCACCAATTTCGCCACTTGGTTCTGGCCGAGGGGAAATTATTTTTCAACCCGAAACAACTTGTCTCTGTGGTTCCGATTTACCTTACTTTAGTGGAAGTGATGAATGGGAAATTGAAATAGGTCACTCTTTACACGAGATGATCGGGACAGTCACAGCAACGAATGGGCAGCGCTGGAAGGAAGGTGACCGGGTGCTCGCCGTCCCTGTCATGCAGCAGGGATTGCGGGAGCGATTTGTGCTCGATGAATTACGTACGATTCCGATTGCGACAAATATCCCCGAAGAACACGCGTTGATGGCTCAGCCTTTGGGAACGGCGATTTTTGCACTGAAAAAACTTCCCAATCTATTAGACCAGACAGTGGCCGTTGTGGGACAGGGGCCCATGGGCCAGTTAATGAATGCCTCATTAAGTAACATGGGGGCCAGAGAAATTATTGGGGTCGACCTACTAGAATCACGATTGCAAGTCAGCCCGCAAATGGGCGCAACCGCCACAATTTGTAATCAAAATTGTAATCTCATCGAAGCACTTCGTGAGATACTAAAAGGAGAATTACCAGATATTGTGATTGAAACAGTCGGTCATGCAGACCAGCAGTTCAATCTGTGTATTGATCTCTGTCGAGAAAATGGTCGTATTCTCGTTTTTGGTGTCCCCCCTGAAACGATTGATCAAGTACGTTGGCGGGACCTGCTCTTCAAAAACATTACCGTTCATACCAGCATTAACCCTGACTTCGAACGCGATTTTCCTTTGGCAATGAAGTGGTTGTCTGAAGGCAGGATCGATGTTGCCCCCATCATCACACACCGATTTCCATTGGCAGAAATTCAGCAGGCATTTGACCTGTTTCAAAATAGAACTGACGGAGTTCTTAAAGTGATTGTTGAATTTCCCTCCCTGCATTGA
- a CDS encoding arylsulfatase, whose product MNQSQAAETPNIIYIMADDLGYGDLGCYGQKVIKTPHIDQLAKEGMRFTNHYSGHTVCRPSRLVLLTGMHSGHTPISQNEQYYFPAGATSVTTLLKKSGYATGGVGKWALGPPETTGVPSMQGFDYWFGYLDQGNAHNFYPEFLWSNEQEISLPGNKVGNQKRVSVERETYSHDLLTQEALNFIKVNQKKPFFLQAHYTIPHANNEGGRATGDGMEVPEYGEYADQEWPAPEKGFAAMITRLDRDVGNFINLLKELNLEQNTIIFFTSDNGPHQEGMHLVDFFNSNGPLRGYKRDLYEGGIRVPLIVKWPGKIEANSTTDHISAFWDFLPTACELAGINPPQNIDGISYLPTLLGESQTAHDSLFWKYRGKIALRSGKWKAVQTGKEKPLELYDLDKDEGEHHNIADEHPTVTAHMKQMIIKSQSPR is encoded by the coding sequence ATGAATCAGAGCCAAGCGGCTGAGACTCCTAACATTATTTACATTATGGCAGACGATCTGGGATATGGTGACCTCGGTTGTTATGGGCAGAAAGTGATCAAAACTCCCCATATCGACCAATTGGCAAAAGAGGGCATGCGGTTCACAAATCACTATTCCGGCCACACAGTTTGCCGTCCTTCAAGATTAGTCCTGCTTACGGGCATGCACAGTGGTCATACTCCTATCAGTCAAAATGAGCAATATTATTTTCCTGCTGGTGCTACCAGTGTAACAACACTCTTAAAAAAATCTGGATATGCAACTGGGGGAGTAGGCAAATGGGCATTAGGACCGCCTGAAACAACAGGGGTCCCCAGTATGCAAGGATTTGATTACTGGTTTGGATATCTAGATCAGGGAAACGCTCACAATTTTTATCCGGAGTTCCTTTGGAGTAATGAACAGGAAATCTCACTTCCTGGAAATAAAGTCGGAAACCAAAAAAGAGTCTCGGTTGAGCGTGAAACATATTCGCACGATCTATTAACACAAGAGGCACTGAACTTTATCAAGGTTAACCAAAAGAAACCTTTTTTCCTTCAGGCTCATTACACGATTCCGCATGCGAACAATGAAGGAGGACGCGCAACCGGCGACGGAATGGAAGTTCCCGAGTATGGAGAATATGCTGATCAGGAATGGCCAGCCCCGGAAAAAGGCTTCGCAGCAATGATCACGCGCCTGGATCGAGATGTCGGAAATTTCATCAATCTGCTGAAAGAACTGAATCTGGAGCAAAATACAATTATCTTTTTCACTTCAGATAATGGCCCTCACCAGGAAGGCATGCATCTGGTTGATTTCTTTAATTCGAACGGACCATTACGCGGTTACAAGCGAGACCTCTATGAAGGAGGCATTCGCGTTCCCTTAATTGTCAAATGGCCCGGCAAAATAGAAGCAAATTCGACGACGGATCACATCAGTGCATTCTGGGATTTTCTTCCGACAGCCTGTGAATTAGCTGGTATTAATCCACCACAAAATATAGATGGGATCTCATATCTTCCTACTCTACTTGGTGAATCCCAAACGGCCCACGATTCCTTATTCTGGAAATATCGAGGAAAAATCGCATTGAGATCCGGCAAATGGAAAGCCGTCCAAACAGGAAAGGAAAAGCCTCTGGAACTCTATGATCTCGACAAAGATGAGGGAGAGCACCACAATATCGCAGACGAACATCCCACAGTTACTGCCCACATGAAGCAGATGATCATTAAGAGTCAGTCGCCTCGCTGA
- a CDS encoding DUF1501 domain-containing protein produces MASELKSNHLVDQQTKSAGHAQFCRRTRREFLWEAGGGFASVALTGMLSADGFLNSQAVAADGVGQYQNPLAPKDPHFKPKAKSVIFLFMYGGPSHVDTFDHKPKLYGLDGKTIPVKTKGRGGEKNEGRVVGPKWKFKQYGESGQWVSDLFPHLATCVDDIAFLKSMTADSPIHGSAMLMMNSGRILSGFPSLGSWLNYGLGTENENLPGYVVMLDPTGGPISGAKNWSSGFMPATYQGTTMRSEGAPLIDLRRPEGMSKAVQRELLDALKEANQKHQATRTGNSELAARIASYELAFKMQKHAPEAADISSETKQTQELYGLNNPRTADFGRRCLLARRLVERGVRFIQLYSGGNHNDSNWDAHGDLEKNHSFHAGNTDQPIAALIKDLKSRGLFDETMIVWGGEFGRQPTAEYAKGTGRDHNSFGFTMWTAGGGIKGGTSVGATDELGSAAVEKPFHVKRLHATILNQMGLHPNRLSYFYGGLDQKLVGVEHTEPIHEII; encoded by the coding sequence ATGGCATCAGAACTAAAATCAAATCATCTGGTAGATCAGCAAACGAAATCAGCTGGACATGCACAGTTCTGCCGTCGTACACGTCGGGAGTTTTTATGGGAAGCGGGAGGCGGTTTTGCTTCGGTTGCTTTAACGGGAATGTTGTCTGCTGATGGATTTTTGAATTCTCAAGCCGTTGCCGCTGATGGTGTCGGCCAATATCAGAATCCTTTGGCGCCTAAAGACCCGCATTTTAAGCCCAAAGCGAAAAGTGTGATCTTCCTTTTTATGTATGGTGGTCCGAGTCATGTTGATACTTTTGATCACAAACCAAAACTCTATGGTTTGGATGGCAAGACGATCCCTGTCAAAACGAAAGGCCGTGGCGGTGAAAAAAATGAAGGACGCGTCGTTGGCCCGAAATGGAAGTTCAAACAATATGGTGAATCAGGTCAGTGGGTCTCTGATCTATTTCCCCATTTGGCTACCTGCGTTGATGATATTGCGTTTTTGAAATCGATGACGGCCGACTCTCCCATTCACGGTTCTGCAATGTTGATGATGAACTCGGGTAGAATTCTGAGTGGATTTCCCAGCCTTGGTTCATGGCTTAATTACGGTTTAGGAACTGAGAATGAAAATCTTCCCGGGTATGTCGTCATGCTTGATCCGACAGGAGGTCCGATTAGTGGAGCCAAGAACTGGTCGAGTGGATTTATGCCGGCGACTTACCAAGGAACCACAATGCGTTCTGAAGGGGCACCGTTGATTGATTTGCGTCGTCCTGAAGGAATGAGTAAAGCAGTTCAACGTGAATTGTTGGATGCTTTAAAAGAAGCAAATCAGAAGCACCAAGCTACTCGTACTGGTAACTCGGAACTGGCAGCTCGTATTGCCAGTTACGAACTGGCTTTCAAGATGCAGAAACATGCACCGGAAGCAGCAGACATTTCTTCAGAAACAAAGCAAACACAAGAATTATATGGGCTCAATAATCCCCGCACCGCTGATTTTGGCAGAAGATGCCTGTTGGCACGCAGACTAGTTGAGCGAGGTGTGCGCTTCATTCAGTTATATTCTGGTGGAAATCATAATGACTCCAACTGGGATGCGCATGGCGATTTAGAAAAAAATCATAGTTTTCATGCAGGCAATACTGATCAACCTATTGCTGCGTTAATTAAGGATTTAAAATCTCGCGGATTATTTGATGAAACCATGATTGTCTGGGGCGGTGAATTTGGAAGACAGCCAACGGCAGAGTATGCAAAAGGCACAGGACGTGATCATAATTCCTTTGGCTTTACCATGTGGACTGCTGGTGGAGGGATAAAAGGCGGTACTTCTGTTGGTGCAACAGATGAATTGGGGTCGGCAGCGGTCGAGAAGCCATTTCACGTTAAACGATTGCACGCGACAATCCTCAATCAGATGGGACTTCATCCAAATCGTTTGTCTTATTTTTATGGTGGTTTGGATCAAAAGCTGGTAGGAGTTGAACATACAGAGCCAATCCATGAAATCATCTGA
- a CDS encoding PSD1 and planctomycete cytochrome C domain-containing protein — MKRTSSFRFSLKVKTLLFCGIVLFVELSVPLFGWAETNNAKPVQQDKVPAVEFTQQIQPILAKHCYACHGPDVQEGGLRLDQSEHAFKQLDSEATAIVPQHPEQSELLTRIISQEEDHQMPPEGERLKQEQINLIRKWIQQGAEWKKHWAFLPPKKSTPPKTRQSKWIKNPIDAFILSKLEQKGLSPAPPVDRVTLIRRAYFNLTGLPPTPEEVDQFVNDQSPNAYEKLIDRLLASPRYGERWARHWLDLVRYADTNSFERDGAKPNAWRFRDYVIRSFNSDKPYDQFVKEQLAGDELENVSSETIIATGYYRLGLWDDEPADKLLSYYNEMDDIVSTTSQVFLGLTLNCARCHEHKIDPIPHEDYYSFLAFFHGLNSYGTRSDQRSFNQTDISGPEISTLYSKHDVEKKELKKKMFQIEQTGVKKMSAVDQRRSETHQRKKLLKEKLEKYLEPAQIKTYQAMKHEMQKLEESRKQFPPRKMALSVSRSLKTPRETFVLLRGNPHVRGKKVEPGFPRIFGQSEIQIPPLDKDQKTSGRRRVLAEWIVNPDNMLTSRVIVNRIWQHHFGRAIVQSPNNFGQLGMPPTHPELLDWLALEFVGRGQKFKSLHKLIMMSNTYQMSSQYSEQAAVIDPANDLFWRFNMRRLSAEEVRDSILKVNGRLNPKMYGPGFYPLISKEVLQGQSRPGEGWGKSSEEERARRSIYIFVKRSLVTPLLFNFDFADTDSTCAVRFVTTQPAQALGMINGDFVNRQAEHFANRIFEEVRNSHSEFVIRAIRLAYGRQPKMNEVDEGVRLINTLMKKHSLKEKQALEYFCLTILNRNEFVYLD, encoded by the coding sequence ATGAAACGGACAAGTTCCTTCAGATTCAGCCTGAAAGTCAAGACGCTACTTTTTTGTGGTATCGTTCTATTTGTCGAACTTAGTGTGCCACTTTTCGGATGGGCAGAAACCAATAACGCCAAACCAGTTCAGCAAGATAAGGTTCCGGCCGTTGAATTCACACAGCAGATTCAGCCTATATTGGCGAAGCATTGCTATGCATGTCATGGACCTGATGTGCAAGAAGGTGGTTTACGTCTGGATCAGAGTGAACACGCTTTTAAACAGTTAGATTCTGAAGCCACCGCTATTGTTCCTCAACACCCTGAACAAAGCGAGCTGCTAACTCGTATCATTTCCCAAGAAGAAGATCATCAGATGCCTCCGGAGGGAGAACGTCTCAAACAGGAACAAATTAATTTAATCAGGAAATGGATTCAACAGGGAGCTGAATGGAAAAAGCATTGGGCGTTTCTACCTCCCAAGAAAAGCACACCACCAAAGACTAGACAAAGCAAGTGGATTAAGAACCCCATTGATGCATTTATTTTGTCAAAACTAGAGCAGAAGGGACTCTCCCCTGCGCCACCCGTGGATCGCGTGACTCTGATTCGGCGGGCCTATTTTAATTTGACGGGTTTACCACCTACCCCTGAAGAAGTTGATCAGTTTGTCAACGACCAGTCTCCCAATGCTTACGAAAAATTGATCGATCGCCTGTTAGCTTCGCCCCGTTATGGAGAACGCTGGGCTCGTCATTGGCTTGATCTTGTGCGTTATGCTGATACGAACAGTTTTGAGCGTGACGGTGCGAAACCAAACGCCTGGCGTTTTCGCGACTATGTGATTCGTTCCTTCAATAGTGATAAGCCCTATGATCAATTCGTCAAAGAACAATTGGCGGGTGATGAACTCGAAAATGTATCAAGTGAGACAATCATTGCTACTGGTTATTATCGTCTTGGTCTCTGGGATGATGAACCCGCTGATAAATTACTGAGTTACTACAATGAAATGGATGATATTGTTTCGACAACAAGTCAGGTTTTTTTAGGGCTTACTTTGAATTGTGCCCGTTGCCACGAACATAAAATCGATCCGATTCCTCACGAGGATTATTACAGTTTTCTTGCGTTTTTTCATGGTTTGAACTCTTATGGAACACGGTCTGATCAACGGTCCTTTAATCAAACCGATATTTCCGGTCCTGAAATTTCTACTCTCTATTCGAAGCACGATGTGGAGAAAAAAGAGCTTAAGAAAAAAATGTTTCAAATCGAGCAGACGGGCGTCAAAAAAATGTCGGCTGTTGATCAAAGGCGATCTGAAACCCATCAGCGTAAAAAATTATTGAAAGAAAAATTGGAGAAGTATTTGGAACCGGCTCAAATCAAAACCTACCAGGCGATGAAGCATGAAATGCAGAAGCTGGAGGAGAGTCGAAAGCAATTTCCTCCTCGAAAAATGGCGCTAAGTGTCAGTCGCAGTCTGAAAACACCGCGCGAAACTTTTGTGCTTTTAAGAGGAAATCCCCATGTTCGTGGGAAAAAGGTGGAGCCGGGTTTCCCGCGGATATTTGGGCAAAGTGAGATACAAATACCACCTCTTGATAAAGATCAAAAGACATCCGGCAGACGGCGTGTACTGGCTGAGTGGATTGTGAATCCTGATAACATGCTGACCTCGCGAGTGATCGTCAATCGAATCTGGCAGCATCACTTCGGTCGGGCAATCGTTCAGTCACCTAACAACTTCGGTCAATTAGGTATGCCACCCACACATCCCGAACTACTGGACTGGTTAGCCCTCGAATTCGTCGGACGTGGGCAGAAGTTCAAATCCTTACATAAATTGATCATGATGTCGAATACTTATCAGATGTCTTCACAGTATTCAGAACAGGCAGCAGTCATCGATCCGGCCAATGATTTATTCTGGCGGTTTAACATGCGGCGTCTTAGTGCAGAAGAAGTTCGTGATTCCATATTGAAAGTAAATGGTCGTCTGAATCCCAAAATGTACGGCCCCGGATTTTACCCTTTGATATCGAAAGAAGTGTTACAAGGCCAATCGCGTCCCGGTGAGGGATGGGGTAAGTCATCAGAGGAAGAAAGGGCACGAAGAAGCATTTACATTTTTGTAAAGCGTTCGTTAGTGACTCCCCTGCTTTTCAATTTTGACTTTGCAGATACTGATAGTACCTGTGCCGTCCGATTTGTGACCACACAACCGGCACAAGCATTGGGAATGATTAATGGAGACTTTGTGAATCGGCAGGCCGAACATTTTGCAAATAGAATTTTCGAAGAAGTGAGAAATTCGCATTCCGAATTTGTCATACGCGCGATTCGTCTGGCCTATGGTCGTCAACCAAAGATGAATGAAGTTGATGAGGGAGTACGATTAATTAATACTCTGATGAAAAAGCATTCCCTGAAAGAAAAACAGGCATTGGAATATTTCTGCTTAACAATTCTGAATCGGAATGAATTTGTTTATCTGGATTAA
- a CDS encoding outer membrane protein assembly factor BamB family protein, which produces MNRLFPPFSGRFYLRNVNIRILLCVCILLIYPCAYLLSNDEQDGHQLIAFLDPPADKDVPDQTEPESEASNNRKELIHRIYRNRSLRSQFERAEHKFLNQEITEGALQLEKLLDHQEDYFFWPEGQSRPLNFRQRTRELFSVASPRALSDYERISGPQADWFLKQAKQNHDLTMYEYLALRFFPLQAGFEALDYLASHYLEQGNFDFSARYWDQLLNSRIHKRRMRPTHFLKAAVAYQRSGQPEKVSQILTVIGTLPVTVSGIKSNLSDAIKRVNASLEKMDLKENPGWFLSQGNPQRNRSINASLPYLNPRWSHPIARTKKSRPLDTLRSWQIKQNREDLSTAVANTPIAVDNLVIYRDFEGIRAVNIETGITSWLFKSDGSLNSLIDRIESQTPSHSTYSQNLPLDKFYYFSSLYGSLSTNGQHVFAIDYLPNPSPQIPPQLNLGIRRRISHFPLVSQRGNRLLALPVKLTTARSIDDASVTNSSTSTQKDSLQTKPAWSIDGYYFLGAPLPVGNYIYAVAEHNSQISILCINPRNGNIHWKQGIVYVNQPIHSDRNRAHKQCPLASSQGIIVCPTQIDTLVAIDATNGDLLWNYYYGEGDHYRRISQKRYYAPVSFGHPGLTSVPVIDKNRIYYLPSGSPFIHCIDLKSGVPLWDEVPREDGEFVAAVVDQTVLIIGSDYCRGRHIEDGRELWHLHVGPVTGKGILSRNNYLLPIKSGSLLSIHIPSGKESGFTLSNATQISDILNREFKQKLRRGAEYAFQRTSKVTRSQSKIRTQHNWYPGNIIAHQGHIISIGLWQIDSFAQAETMLASLPQDQERSLNSAKAQSNQLIKAELELSLGNLENAKRKLEALISVQSVSPVKERSESLLRELLYAELNESNQNEFQILAKIEDLASTPLERGRFLSRKSKYLLEQQDYQGLMEIAEEFKKIDVEQPLAMAGDTNHLVTVKSLISGLMEKVTQKASPGAREAVDLIISNDQHIALNDGSVIALQSFLDTYGSWPQAVAVRSALADQLIKQGENQRAEFLLLENYSNPNPEIAATATRQLLELWELAGLPHEAASLLQDLNDQFANVTLDSGITGSQYVKRFNRASQVWTVFQAMQPLKHSVSHVSIKQSHTGPVPPATKVIYKNYERKFLPPPEISQLLLKAGTTLNVVNKHAGQNIGKVKISDRVSYPYQSRTSFVGHFIPLGSNRIIQGVSLLHLQDELSKPLWTAEFDNLSSSQSVFYVGPSGPRVCIFQWDNQLFGLNPATGKVLWERRNIPTKSGYLSDSSKGLIGDQKAIVAFNINRTNYDVYNSITGELIRKGELELNSRSRHAFGRKLFYQTTSTTEKRVRLWDPLTDRLLLDEPVLNSGFSTQVSANELAILLPPNRLRVLNVETGDTVVESIIPDNLLENLNKFVGFSDKKRYYFNFSYTTPRRRSPHRDFYVSDSFLNVVHVDNDLICIDKKSGSMLWSRNLPKRSWIDTSQYQLPFLIFISKIRTESKTTSYSFLFEIMDAKTGNTIGFKENIIKDTLLQMHIEPRLNKILLQGMNSAIEIDFRDFQKPLKNIFDTPL; this is translated from the coding sequence ATGAATCGATTATTTCCTCCATTCTCAGGACGATTCTACCTGAGAAATGTTAACATCAGAATTCTTCTATGTGTCTGTATTTTGTTAATTTATCCATGTGCTTATCTACTGTCTAACGATGAGCAAGACGGACATCAGCTCATCGCGTTTTTAGATCCTCCCGCAGACAAAGATGTTCCAGACCAGACAGAACCTGAAAGTGAAGCCTCAAATAATCGTAAGGAGTTGATCCACCGCATCTATCGTAACAGAAGTTTGAGATCACAGTTCGAAAGAGCCGAGCACAAATTTCTGAATCAAGAAATCACCGAAGGCGCGCTACAATTAGAAAAACTTCTTGATCATCAGGAAGACTACTTCTTCTGGCCTGAAGGGCAATCCCGCCCGTTAAACTTCAGACAGCGTACGCGTGAACTTTTTTCAGTCGCTTCTCCACGAGCACTTTCAGATTATGAGAGAATTTCCGGCCCACAGGCAGACTGGTTTCTGAAGCAAGCGAAACAGAATCATGATCTGACGATGTACGAATACCTGGCGTTACGATTTTTCCCACTCCAGGCTGGTTTTGAAGCGCTAGACTATTTAGCCTCTCACTACTTGGAGCAAGGTAACTTCGATTTTTCAGCGCGCTATTGGGATCAATTATTGAATAGCAGAATTCATAAAAGACGAATGCGACCAACCCACTTTCTTAAAGCGGCAGTTGCATATCAACGATCTGGTCAACCTGAAAAAGTTTCCCAAATACTGACGGTCATAGGCACACTACCAGTCACAGTATCTGGTATCAAAAGTAACCTGTCTGATGCAATAAAGAGGGTAAACGCTTCACTTGAGAAAATGGATTTAAAAGAAAATCCTGGATGGTTTCTCTCGCAAGGAAATCCCCAACGAAACCGATCTATCAATGCCAGCCTGCCATATCTGAATCCTCGCTGGAGTCATCCGATAGCTCGAACCAAAAAATCCAGACCACTTGATACCTTAAGAAGCTGGCAAATCAAACAGAACAGAGAGGACCTCTCAACGGCTGTCGCAAATACTCCAATCGCAGTAGATAATCTGGTCATTTATCGAGACTTTGAAGGCATCAGAGCAGTCAATATAGAAACAGGGATAACATCCTGGTTATTTAAAAGCGATGGCAGTCTCAATAGTCTGATTGATCGTATTGAAAGCCAAACTCCTTCCCACTCAACTTATTCACAAAATTTACCGCTCGATAAATTCTACTACTTCAGTTCACTATACGGCTCACTTTCCACTAACGGGCAGCATGTGTTTGCCATAGATTATCTACCCAATCCAAGTCCTCAAATTCCACCACAATTGAATCTGGGGATTCGACGCCGAATTTCTCATTTCCCACTTGTCTCTCAGAGAGGAAACCGGCTCCTGGCTTTACCAGTGAAATTGACAACGGCTCGTTCAATCGATGATGCATCTGTTACTAATTCATCGACTTCTACCCAAAAAGACTCACTTCAAACAAAACCTGCCTGGAGTATTGATGGCTACTATTTTCTAGGCGCGCCTCTGCCTGTTGGTAACTATATTTATGCCGTTGCAGAACATAATAGTCAGATCTCTATACTTTGTATCAACCCGAGAAATGGAAACATCCATTGGAAACAAGGGATTGTCTATGTCAACCAGCCTATTCACTCAGATCGAAACAGAGCTCATAAGCAATGTCCGCTCGCCAGCAGTCAGGGGATTATCGTCTGCCCCACACAAATTGACACACTGGTTGCTATCGACGCAACTAATGGAGATTTACTCTGGAATTACTATTATGGTGAAGGAGACCATTACCGTAGAATTTCACAAAAACGATATTATGCTCCGGTTTCGTTTGGTCATCCAGGTCTGACCAGCGTACCAGTGATTGATAAAAATCGGATTTACTATTTGCCCAGTGGATCACCGTTCATCCATTGTATCGATTTGAAATCGGGCGTTCCGCTGTGGGATGAAGTTCCTCGAGAAGATGGCGAATTCGTTGCTGCCGTCGTTGATCAAACAGTTCTCATCATTGGCTCTGATTACTGCCGTGGACGACATATTGAAGATGGTCGAGAACTCTGGCATCTACATGTCGGACCCGTCACTGGCAAGGGAATTTTGTCGCGTAATAATTATCTCCTGCCAATTAAATCGGGAAGTCTACTCAGTATTCACATCCCTTCAGGAAAAGAATCCGGCTTCACTCTTAGTAACGCAACCCAAATTTCTGATATCCTGAACCGTGAGTTTAAACAAAAATTGCGACGCGGGGCCGAATATGCCTTCCAGCGTACATCTAAAGTTACACGGTCTCAGAGTAAAATTAGAACACAACACAATTGGTATCCTGGAAATATTATCGCACATCAGGGGCACATTATTTCGATAGGTCTTTGGCAAATCGATTCGTTTGCCCAGGCTGAAACAATGCTTGCCAGTTTGCCGCAAGATCAAGAAAGATCGCTCAATTCTGCAAAGGCTCAGAGTAATCAATTAATCAAAGCTGAATTGGAACTTTCACTCGGAAATCTGGAAAATGCAAAACGAAAACTCGAGGCCTTAATTTCTGTGCAGTCCGTTTCTCCGGTGAAAGAACGCTCGGAGTCACTGTTACGAGAATTACTCTACGCAGAATTAAACGAATCCAACCAAAACGAATTTCAGATATTGGCGAAAATTGAAGATCTAGCTTCCACACCTCTGGAGCGAGGTCGTTTCTTGTCACGAAAGTCAAAGTATCTACTTGAACAACAAGACTATCAGGGCTTGATGGAGATTGCTGAGGAATTTAAAAAGATCGATGTAGAGCAACCTTTAGCTATGGCGGGCGATACGAATCATCTGGTGACAGTAAAGAGCCTCATTAGCGGACTGATGGAAAAAGTAACACAAAAAGCGTCCCCAGGTGCACGCGAAGCAGTTGACTTGATTATTTCTAATGACCAGCATATAGCTCTCAACGATGGATCTGTTATCGCTCTACAATCATTTCTCGATACCTATGGTAGTTGGCCACAAGCAGTAGCAGTACGCAGTGCTTTGGCTGATCAATTGATAAAACAGGGAGAAAACCAAAGGGCAGAATTTTTGCTATTGGAAAATTACTCTAACCCCAATCCTGAAATAGCTGCTACTGCGACACGTCAACTACTGGAATTATGGGAATTGGCTGGTTTACCTCATGAAGCGGCTTCCTTATTACAAGATCTCAACGATCAATTTGCAAACGTGACACTCGATTCCGGAATCACAGGTTCTCAGTACGTGAAGCGTTTTAACCGTGCTTCGCAAGTGTGGACTGTTTTTCAAGCCATGCAACCTTTAAAACATTCCGTCTCACATGTTTCAATCAAACAAAGCCATACAGGTCCTGTACCACCGGCAACCAAAGTAATCTATAAAAATTACGAACGTAAATTTCTCCCTCCACCAGAAATTTCTCAACTCTTGCTGAAGGCAGGCACAACTCTTAATGTCGTCAACAAGCATGCTGGACAAAACATTGGGAAAGTAAAAATATCTGACCGTGTCTCCTATCCATATCAATCTCGCACTTCATTTGTAGGGCATTTCATTCCTCTTGGTAGTAATCGAATAATTCAGGGAGTTTCTCTGCTGCATCTTCAAGATGAATTATCTAAACCACTATGGACAGCAGAATTTGACAATTTGAGTAGTTCACAATCAGTGTTTTATGTAGGTCCATCCGGTCCGCGTGTCTGTATTTTTCAGTGGGATAATCAGTTATTTGGATTGAATCCTGCTACAGGCAAAGTTTTATGGGAGCGCAGAAACATTCCCACTAAATCAGGTTATTTAAGTGATTCCAGCAAGGGTTTGATCGGTGATCAAAAAGCAATTGTCGCTTTCAACATCAATCGGACAAATTACGATGTTTATAATTCGATCACGGGAGAATTGATTCGAAAAGGGGAACTGGAACTGAATAGCCGCTCGCGCCATGCATTCGGACGAAAGCTCTTTTATCAAACGACATCCACTACCGAAAAAAGAGTACGCTTGTGGGATCCGTTGACCGACCGATTATTACTTGATGAGCCAGTATTAAATTCAGGATTTTCAACACAGGTCTCCGCTAATGAACTGGCTATTCTACTGCCTCCCAATCGACTCAGAGTTTTGAATGTAGAGACGGGTGATACTGTTGTCGAATCGATAATCCCTGATAACTTACTTGAAAACTTAAACAAATTTGTCGGTTTTTCTGATAAGAAACGATACTACTTTAATTTCTCTTATACAACACCTCGCAGACGGTCTCCTCATCGTGACTTTTATGTGAGTGATTCTTTTTTAAATGTGGTGCATGTCGACAACGATTTAATCTGCATCGACAAAAAATCTGGAAGTATGCTTTGGAGCCGCAACCTTCCCAAACGGTCTTGGATTGATACTTCTCAATACCAACTTCCGTTTTTGATATTCATAAGTAAAATTCGGACTGAATCAAAAACCACAAGCTATTCTTTTCTCTTCGAGATCATGGACGCAAAAACGGGGAACACGATCGGTTTTAAAGAGAACATTATTAAAGACACACTTCTACAAATGCATATCGAACCACGATTGAATAAAATACTTCTACAAGGAATGAATAGTGCCATCGAAATTGATTTTCGTGATTTTCAGAAACCTCTGAAAAATATCTTTGATACGCCTCTCTAA